The genomic DNA GTCACTGTATAGTTTCTGCTGAAATCCCTGTCGCTCGTCTCACGTGAAACAACAGTCACATTTCCGGCAAAAGACGCAGCCGCAAAAACTGTTGAAAGACACACTGCGCCGGTCAGGACAATCAATTTTCTTCTGTTCATTACAGAACCACCTCACTGAATTTATTTTCATGGTAAATCTATTGTAGGCGTTTTAAAAAGAAATCGCATACGTAATTTACGCAGAATTTTTCATGTACGTTCCCAGCTGAAATATTTTCCGGAGCACAGAAAACAAAATGAGAAACCTCGCGGTCTCTCATTTATAAACTTACAGAACGGATTAACCTATTCTTCAGCCGCTTTGGCTTCTTTTACGTCAAGGACTTTACGTCCTCTATAGTATCCGCAGGCAGGACATACGCAATACTGGCGCACTGTTTCGCCGCAGTGCGAGCAGGTTGTTGCTCCGCTTGTCGTGAGTTC from Candidatus Equadaptatus faecalis includes the following:
- the rpmF gene encoding 50S ribosomal protein L32, with product MAVPKRRVSHARSHKRKSQYLGELTTSGATTCSHCGETVRQYCVCPACGYYRGRKVLDVKEAKAAEE